The nucleotide sequence TCCAGATTTGTATATGGTTTTGTAAAATGCTACAGGAGCTGTAATCTCTGTTTTTAGATTAGTTATTGGAATTGGCCACGGTGAACTAGAAGTTCCAGATTCGTCCACTATACGAATAGTTATTGGGTCTCCTGTAAGTTCTGATACATCAAAGATAATGGAAAGGTGATCACCGTATTCGTAAACTGTTTTGTCGGTTTTAATAGAAAATGATGGTGTACCCAATGCATTGTTTAGTCCAGAAAGGGAAAAAAAGAGTACGCACAAAAAAATAGAACTGGCATATCTTAATTTCATACTAGATGCATAAAACAAATTTATAATATGTTTTTGGGATAATCCTTTTTTATGAAACCGATTTTCGTTATTAGTACCTGTCTTGTGGAAAAGCAGTAGTTCTAACAGAATATTAAGGGGATTTTAGTAGTGCCGTTTATGCTTAGCCATCAGGATCAAACTTGGTTAAAGATGTGGAAGGAAAACGCACCTGAACTGAGAGCGAAAGCAGTAGAATGGAGAAAACAAAATGCACTTACTAGAATTGATCGACCAAGCAGAATACAAAAGGCAAGAAGACTTGGATACAAGGCAAAACAAGGAATAGTTGTTGTAAGAATGCGTGTAGGTAGAGGAAACATGCGCAAGAAAAGACCAGTAGCAGGAAGAAGACCAAAGCACCTTGGTGTTACAAGAATAAAACCAGATGTTTCCATGCAACAAGTTGCAGAACGTCGTGTACTTGAAAGATTTCCAAACATGAAACTTCTCGGCTCATATTATGTCTATAAAGATGGAATTTATCTTTGGTATGAAATAATTATGGTAGACCCGTCACATCCAAGGATCTCTAAAGATAAGGAAATGCGCGGTAAGCTTGTAGATTTGAAGAATTGAAGACAGAAATTATCATATCATGTGTTCTGATACTAGGATTATTATCTACACCATCTTTTGCAGACCTTAATCATCCAGGAATAAAATGGGAGTGGAAAATACACGCGGCAAACTATACTTACATTGTTACTACGGTCTCAAACTATGATATGAAAAATGTCACTCTAAACTCAAATAACAAGGAATTGATTTTTACCGGTAATAGTACTTACACTGATAGTATTGCTGAAATCCAAATACCAAATAATCTCATTGGGGGTAGTCTTACTGTTACACAAGACGGAAAACAGATCTCACCAATTATAATCAATGGTACTGACAGTTCCACGGTGATGCTCAAATTCAATCAGACCGGTATAACCACAACTAATATTTTGGGAACGACTTATCTCCCAGAATTTGGTGGAGTTAGTACACTTGTAATGATAATCTCAATTGGAATGGTTATATTTACACTAAAAACTCGAAAGTTCTAGTAACCACTTGCATAGTCTTCCCACATGTTGGCATGAGCTGTAAGCTTGTTCATCTGATAGAATATTCCACCAACAATTCCTGCCTGATAAAATGCATAAAGATAGACTTGGGAGTGTGTTGGGTCGCTATGTGTAAGTGTTATGGATATCATAGAAAAAAAGATAAACGTTCCAACAAATATGAAAACCTTGCTTAGGAATCCTTCCATTCCTACAATTCGTTTTGTAGCAGCTGCCATTATTGTAATGCTAGATATAATTAGAAATGTTAGACCACCGTTAACCTGAACAAATTCTGTTGCCCATGGAATTAATCCATCTGTTACAATTGATTTGTGAACTGGACTAGCTCCTCCATGCAGTGCAAAAGATACAGACGTAAAAATGGCACCCATCATAAACAAAAATAGAAACATCTTAACAATTGCACGTTTTACTGGACTCCTTGTTTCAGATGGTTTCATAACGCGGTCTGTCATTCTAAGGCCATAAAGAAAACCTATTCCAAAAGAAGGTGCAAACATTAAGTCAATTAAGATTGGTGACTGCTTGATTGCTTTGTCTATGTCGGGACCAAAAATCAAATAGGAAATTAATGCCGAGGCTGCTGCCCCTACAAAAATACTGATATCAATCCAACTTCGGTTATGCCTAAGTTCATAGATGTCTGGTCCCCATTCGTCCATTGGATTTATACTTAAAAAAGACATTAAAGAAATGAATCAAAATTCTTTTGCCCATTTTATCAACTCTCTTTACCTTTTATTGGCTATTATTTATAGAATAAATAATGAGAATAGGAAAACTACTGATTGGAATTGGAATAATTATTGCGATTTCTGGAATAGTGTTTTTTCTACAAGGACAGTCTATAATAGGCCCAAAATCATCTTTCATGTATTCAAATCCTCACTGGATTACAAACGGACAATGGATTGCGATTGCAGGAATAATTGTTTTTGTAGTGGGATTGTTAATATCGAAATTAATTCACAATTCCCAAAGTCATAGTTGATCTTACTTTGTCTAATTTGCGAATTTTTTTTGTTATTATACTATCCATCTGTGCTTCGGTTTCAGTTTCTACTTCTACGACAATGTCATAATCGCCATATACAATTCTTGCATCTTTGACTTTGTCCATTTTTGAAAGTTTTGACACAATATCGTTTTCAGATCCAAGTTCACAGCCTATGAGGATATACGCCTTTTCCATAATATTCTATCATATAACGATCTTAAATCTTTATTCTGCTTATTTTACGATACATTGAAAGTACTGAGTCAAATTATGACATTCGTTATCTTTTTTCCTGAATTATAAAAATCTTGAATTGGGACTCGCAATACATACAATTCAAAAAAGCCCTCTCATGGTTTGTATTCCATAATGCCATTTCCATTTTTGGTAGAGCATATTTTTATGAATATCCAACGTTGGTACATGTAACCATGAATTTCACTTTTTGCCTTTACGGATGGAGTAGTTAGTTGTGTTGGTAGAAAAATCTAAAGAGAAAACATTTGAACAAATTTTTGAAGTAAAGTTTACACCAAAAGAAAATAATAAACGACAATCATCTGCAATTAGAAGAGAAACATTACCTTGGATGCAAAAGGATGTAACTAGAAACACTTCTAACGATACAATGAATTTCAATGAGGAAAGTATACAGCAAACAAAGAACAGGAATACAACACAATCAACCGTATTTCAAGTGAGGAGTATGGAGAAGACAAGTAAACCTAGTAAAAGAGAAGAAATGATTACAAGTATAATTGAAGATCCACTTGTAAATAATAGACAACAAAACATGTCTGATGAAATTTTGCAATATCGGCAAGTAATACAATCACTCAGATCAGAGCTTGCAGAATACAAAATCAAGATGAATGCTATGCAACCAGAAATTATACGATATGATCAGAACACTAAATCACTCAGATCAGAGCTTGCAGAATACAAAACCAAGATTAATCCTATGCAACTAGAAATTATACGATATGATCAGAACACTAAATCACTCAGATCAGAACTTGCAGAATACAAAACCAAACTTGAACTTACTACAAAGAATCAGCAAAATGACATTGATTCACTCAGATCAGAGCTTGCAGAATACAAAACCAAGATTAATCCTATGCAGCTAGAAATTGTACAATGTGATCAGGTCATACAATCACTTAGGGGCGAAATTTCTCGACTTACAAATTATCTGGACTTAATGATTTTAAAGTAAATAATGAATAGAAATGCACATGCAAGATAATATGAATTATTTGATGTTACAGTTATATCTACTTGAAAGAGGACTTGAGTAATATGGCATATGAATTAGTTAAATCAATTCATAGATTAATACAGCAAGGAATTGGAGATGCAGCTAGGTTAGAATACATACTAGATAGGATTGAGAAGGGAAAAGATCTTTATTCTTCAGATAAAACATATCTTGATAATTTATTATATACAAATGAGATGGTCACAGATGAACAAACAGAGATACAGACTGAATCACACTCAGTTGAAAATCTAGATGCTGACATAAAGAGATTAAACACTCAACTAGAAAACATTTTGAAAAACAAACAAAAAATAGAGAAAACTAAATCAGGTCATAACATATCAACAATTCAAACACCAGGAAAAACTAAATCGGTTAATGAAACTATTGTCACTTATAAAAGTGAGGTAACAACACTTGTTCTTGCAGTTGTGTTAGGACTTGTCTCTTTGCAAGGAATTGGACATATTTACATAGGAAAAATTGCTAGAGGCACAGGAATTCTTGTATTGTCTTTACTTCTTTCCACTCTCGGTGTTTCTTATTTGATAGGAATCAAAACCTCGGTTCTATCATTTACGTCCATTTATTTTCTTCCTGCATTAGTTGTAGGATATTTTGTGTTATATGTATTTCAGATACTTGATGGCCGTAAACTTTGTGTAGTATATAATGAATACTTCTCTGAACACAACAAAAGACCACCGTGGTGGTAATTCGTTAAATTATTACATTAGGATAACTACCACATAAAATTATTTAAGATACAACAATTCTAATCTAATTCTTTATTTCAAGAGTTTGTAGTATGTTCGAATTCATATCGTAAACTCTAATCAAATGATTATTTGTATCGGTAATGTACATCTTATCTTGGAATAATTCTATATCGCTTGGCTCATAAAGACCAAGGGAATCACATGTTGGGTCATCTAATCTACACATTCCATTCATTTCTGTTTTTCCAACTGTTGTCTTTACTTGATTAGTTTCTAGATCAATTTCTCTGATTGCAGAGTTGTAAGTATCTGCAACATAGATCTTGTTCTTTGATGCATATACTCCTAATGGGTGTTGAAACAATGCTTCATCAACATGACCATCTTTGTGCCCAAATACAAATAATCCGTGACCAACTGTTGTCTTTACTTGATTAGTTTCTAGATCAATTTCTCTGATTGCAGAGACTTCACTATCTGCAAAATATAATTTGGTTCCTGATATAGAAAGCCCACTTGGTTGTGCAAGTTGTGCTTGTTGTTTTTCACCATCGATAATATTTTCATATCCATTTCCAGCAAATGGTTTTGCAATACCTGATTCCATATCATATGTCCAAATCTGGTGATTTCCTGCCATTGCAATGAAAATTAGATTACCTTTTTGTGCCACATCCCATGGCGATGTGATGGAAATTTCTTTTCCCTTTCCACCTTGTGAAATCCACGGACCTTGACGTCCTGTCCCAACAAGGGTGATGACTTTTTTGTTTATCACGTCTATTTTTCTTATGGCGTGATTTTCAGTATCTGCCACTATTACAGAATCATCTTTCCATACTACTCCTTGTGGCCTGAAAAAAGTTGCAGTTTCAAAACTGCCATCAGAAAATCCAATCTTCCCACTTCCTATGATGTGTTCGATTTTGCCAGAAAGATTGGTAACAATGATTCTGTTGTGGTTTGAATCAGACAATACGATTTTACCTTTGGATATTGATATTTTTCCTGGAAAGGAAAGTGTTGCCTTGTTCTGTGATTTTTTATATTCTATATTGAAAGGTTCTCTTGCAAGAGTTCCTGTTTTGGAATGTTTCTCTAAAAGTACATCTACAGTATCTTCAATTGATTCCTTTTGGCCTTCACCTGATTGTTTGTAAACTATAGTTCCATTGGGATCTATGATAATGATTGTAGGCCATCCACTAACATCGTACTTACGCCAAATTGACATGTTCCTATCTACGACTACTGGATGGGAAATTTCATATCTTGCAACAGCACTTTCGATATTTTTTTTGTCTTGTTCATTGAAGAATTTTGCTGAATGTACGCCAATAAAAATGACCGGTTTGCCTTCATATTTTTTCTCTAATGATGCTAAGGCGGGAAGCATATGCATACAATTTATGCAACAGTATGTCCAAAAATCCAACACTATTATCTGACCTTTTAGTTTTTCAAGCGAAAGGGGTTCCTTTACATTAATCCAATCATAACCGTCTGGAAAATTTTGTGCTTTTGTTATTCTAGTGAAAACTTCATCAAACATAATTTAATTTTAAATTTTTCAATATAAATATTAAATGAAGTAGGCAATGGTGAAAGTTTAGAAACCTGCAGCAATAGGATCTGAAGGTTTCATTATCTCACGCAATAGAATAGTTGCATACGAGCCTCGAGACAATGTAAAACTTACAAATGGCTCTAATGTGGAAAAACTTTCGCATTTTATTGTAGCTTGTCTGAATCCCCCCTCATTACTTACCTCTTGCATTTCTTTTGAAAAGAAATCTTTTGCATGAATCTGTTCTTTTTCTAAAACTTGGGAAATTTGATAATCAAATCTATTTTTTTTAGAATAAGAATAGCCTACTAGAGGTATTGCAAGCCTTTGGTCTGGATCATTTTGATATCTTCCAAGATCGTTTTTCTTATCAAAACAAACGTCTCCTTCTTTTGGTAAAAATAATTCTTCGCCATACTCAAAAGCTTGACTTACTACACAATTGAATACATAAGACTGGAAGGCTTGAACAAAAAATCTTCTCAGAGAAAGAGGAATTGTTCTTATGGCCTTGATGGCATCTCCATACTGCACCATTTCATGAAGTACTATTCTTTCAATATCCATCTGATGGGGTATTTCTTGTAAAGCTTTTGAATAATTTGACTTGTCTTCAAGCATTTTTCTTATTTTATTATTTTCAACTGAATCATATTCTGAGCTAAAAGAAAGAAGTAGATGAACTGCCAATTCAAAATCATTTTGTAGTATTGCTTTTCCTATGAGATGAGATACTGGTCTTTTACTGCCAAATCTCTGATATCCAAAAAAGTTTAAAATCTTCTCATATTCATTAAAATTATCAATTTTTGTAAAATCCGCATCTTGGATTTTTATCTTAAAATGATTCCCAATCATGTCTTTTTTTGTAAATGGTTTTGTAACAAACCCTATTCGCGTAAGATCATATCTGTTGGTGATGAATTTTTCAGGTGATTTAGAGGTACTTGTATCACACACAAATTGTTCGGTTGTAGCACTAGCATCTTTTAGTCCTAACGCCTTCAGTCTTATCCCATGAATTTTCAAAATCTCAGAAAGAGCATGATTTGTATCAATTCCATATTTTTTTAACTTGTATACTGCATAACTACCGGTCTGGGAAATTTTAGATAATGTTCTCTGATCTAAAATTTCAGATACAAAAAAATCCTCTTGATTTGTTCGTATTTTCCCTCCAATGCCTTCAAAATTTGTACTGTATGCAAAGATCCCTATACTGGAATCAATCTTTGGAATCACTTCTTATTTTATAGTGACTGTCACATACTTTGATATTGTAACTTCGTGATATCGTGCACCAATTAGAACTTTGTATGTTCCTGTAAATGCAAAATTATCTGCAGAAATACTAATTGAAACAGTCTTTGGCTGATTTGTCATAGTTACTTGGGAATTACTAGAAACAATAAGATCATTAGTATTTGCAGTATTTGATGTAACTATCGTAACAGGATCTATGATTTGTTCATTTGGAGTTATTGTAAATGATATTGTGGAATTCTCACCTCTATGAAGAGTAATATCTGTTGGAGTTACATTCACATCCGCTGGGAGCGGTACCTTTGGATCTAGAAAACCAATGTTGTTTTCAACCCATTCTGTAAACCACACCTTGTCATCCCTTGTTGTAAAATCAAGCACTTGAGCTACTCCACAATCTTGTAAGGCTCCACAGTCAGACCAGTTTGAATTTGCAGAAGGAACTTGATATTCTACTAGGGTGCCTTTTGCAGGATCAAAAACAGCTATTCTGTTTGCTACCTGCTCATTAAACCAGATTCTGCCACTGTCGTCAATCTGATTCCAATATGGTCTAGAAATTGGTGTCTTTATCAACCCTGACGCATTGCCATATGAGGACTCTATAGGCGTTGAAGTGATAAATCTTGTAAATTGCTGTGACTGTGGATCAAAACTAAAAAACATACTACTTGCAGTATCGGTAATCCATATCTTGCCATTTTTTTCTATTGATATTCCATTTGGAGCCAAAATCCCTGGAGGAAGATTAAATTGAGTTTTGTTGCCTGTTTGGGGATCGTATCTTACCAGATTTCCTCCTTGTTGATATACCCAAACTGTGTACCAGATTTTTCCATTAGAATCTACTGCCATGTCGCTAGTAAAGTTGTAATTTCCTGGAGACGATATTGTTGAATAATCTATGGTAGAACCAACCTGATCTAAATTAAAAGATGTTATTTTTCTTCCTACAAAATCATTTATTAAAATTT is from Nitrosopumilaceae archaeon and encodes:
- the truD gene encoding tRNA pseudouridine(13) synthase TruD; protein product: MIPKIDSSIGIFAYSTNFEGIGGKIRTNQEDFFVSEILDQRTLSKISQTGSYAVYKLKKYGIDTNHALSEILKIHGIRLKALGLKDASATTEQFVCDTSTSKSPEKFITNRYDLTRIGFVTKPFTKKDMIGNHFKIKIQDADFTKIDNFNEYEKILNFFGYQRFGSKRPVSHLIGKAILQNDFELAVHLLLSFSSEYDSVENNKIRKMLEDKSNYSKALQEIPHQMDIERIVLHEMVQYGDAIKAIRTIPLSLRRFFVQAFQSYVFNCVVSQAFEYGEELFLPKEGDVCFDKKNDLGRYQNDPDQRLAIPLVGYSYSKKNRFDYQISQVLEKEQIHAKDFFSKEMQEVSNEGGFRQATIKCESFSTLEPFVSFTLSRGSYATILLREIMKPSDPIAAGF
- a CDS encoding 50S ribosomal protein L15e, whose translation is MLSHQDQTWLKMWKENAPELRAKAVEWRKQNALTRIDRPSRIQKARRLGYKAKQGIVVVRMRVGRGNMRKKRPVAGRRPKHLGVTRIKPDVSMQQVAERRVLERFPNMKLLGSYYVYKDGIYLWYEIIMVDPSHPRISKDKEMRGKLVDLKN
- a CDS encoding Lrp/AsnC ligand binding domain-containing protein; the protein is MEKAYILIGCELGSENDIVSKLSKMDKVKDARIVYGDYDIVVEVETETEAQMDSIITKKIRKLDKVRSTMTLGIVN
- a CDS encoding SMP-30/gluconolactonase/LRE family protein, whose product is MKKKNRKILMIIMAVGFGAIMVGSSTVALFGGFGNPKTAQTTDTTITGTPADNYKDKDRPTFCETSDAKSNKYITEFKIPTACTQPLGITTDPNGNVWFAESNTGKIAKFDPSTKNFTEYANPLWQSHEKSMMWGIGYTPDGNLWYTDSGHGLIWRFSPTDTKYANFNYPKTPGQSEAFPQMLVTSGKEILINDFVGRKITSFNLDQVGSTIDYSTISSPGNYNFTSDMAVDSNGKIWYTVWVYQQGGNLVRYDPQTGNKTQFNLPPGILAPNGISIEKNGKIWITDTASSMFFSFDPQSQQFTRFITSTPIESSYGNASGLIKTPISRPYWNQIDDSGRIWFNEQVANRIAVFDPAKGTLVEYQVPSANSNWSDCGALQDCGVAQVLDFTTRDDKVWFTEWVENNIGFLDPKVPLPADVNVTPTDITLHRGENSTISFTITPNEQIIDPVTIVTSNTANTNDLIVSSNSQVTMTNQPKTVSISISADNFAFTGTYKVLIGARYHEVTISKYVTVTIK
- a CDS encoding thioredoxin-like domain-containing protein produces the protein MFDEVFTRITKAQNFPDGYDWINVKEPLSLEKLKGQIIVLDFWTYCCINCMHMLPALASLEKKYEGKPVIFIGVHSAKFFNEQDKKNIESAVARYEISHPVVVDRNMSIWRKYDVSGWPTIIIIDPNGTIVYKQSGEGQKESIEDTVDVLLEKHSKTGTLAREPFNIEYKKSQNKATLSFPGKISISKGKIVLSDSNHNRIIVTNLSGKIEHIIGSGKIGFSDGSFETATFFRPQGVVWKDDSVIVADTENHAIRKIDVINKKVITLVGTGRQGPWISQGGKGKEISITSPWDVAQKGNLIFIAMAGNHQIWTYDMESGIAKPFAGNGYENIIDGEKQQAQLAQPSGLSISGTKLYFADSEVSAIREIDLETNQVKTTVGHGLFVFGHKDGHVDEALFQHPLGVYASKNKIYVADTYNSAIREIDLETNQVKTTVGKTEMNGMCRLDDPTCDSLGLYEPSDIELFQDKMYITDTNNHLIRVYDMNSNILQTLEIKN